One window of Candidatus Methylomirabilota bacterium genomic DNA carries:
- a CDS encoding HNH endonuclease signature motif containing protein, protein MRFAQGHHLRHWAQGGPTTLSNLALLCRRHHRSVHEEGYRVDRQPDGTLQFRRPDGRPLPEVPPPAAVPDDPVQALRTRHDSQGLHLDARTACPGWLGERLDVGWAIDVLHPRALGESIADDEDIADRDVE, encoded by the coding sequence GTGCGCTTCGCCCAGGGGCATCATCTCCGCCACTGGGCGCAGGGTGGCCCGACAACGCTCTCCAACCTCGCGCTGTTGTGTCGCCGGCATCACCGCTCGGTCCATGAGGAAGGCTACCGGGTCGATCGACAGCCCGACGGGACGCTCCAGTTCCGACGGCCGGACGGCCGCCCGCTGCCGGAGGTGCCGCCGCCTGCTGCGGTGCCCGATGATCCCGTGCAGGCCCTACGAACGCGTCACGACTCGCAGGGCCTCCACCTCGACGCGCGAACGGCCTGCCCCGGGTGGCTCGGAGAGCGCCTTGATGTCGGTTGGGCAATCGACGTCCTGCATCCCCGCGCCCTGGGCGAATCGATCGCCGACGACGAGGATATCGCCGACCGCGACGTCGAATAA
- a CDS encoding ABC transporter substrate-binding protein — MQVGPALAASWKPLDDTTWEVRLRQGVKFHDGTLFTARDVKATFDRVLDPTKKLTALVMQSEKVIKEKGHDWMQEHPIGTGPYKLLKWVRKREHLLVRNDDYWGPKPAFKYARIRIIPEKATEIAELISGGVDIIKAVPPDQMDVINKSGIARTSAAPILRTAMLQLDQAGRSGDSPFKDRRVRQAANLAIDADAIIKHVLNGLGDRVATAVNPMAFGYDPSLRPYTQDLARAKKLLAEAGYPNGFDFRFRTQAPIVEPGIGQTNEAIIADLAKVGLRAQQSFIGESVPYNSQVKEGKAGPMFNWSWDCNKQLDDLIHAARSTLDPKKRTEVYAKAQKLLFDDAAYVFKWGLRGVWTSDEPRPHETLPLQIAQVIILESFLSFLGLGIQPPTPALGNMLGEGRLDMLNSWWIATFPGLAIFVTTLVINLMGNALRDWLDPHMKL, encoded by the coding sequence ATGCAGGTCGGGCCGGCCCTGGCCGCCTCCTGGAAACCCCTGGACGACACCACCTGGGAGGTCCGCCTGCGCCAGGGCGTGAAGTTCCACGACGGCACCCTCTTCACCGCGCGGGACGTCAAGGCCACTTTCGATCGCGTGCTCGACCCGACCAAGAAGCTCACCGCCCTGGTGATGCAGTCCGAGAAGGTGATCAAGGAGAAGGGGCACGACTGGATGCAGGAGCATCCGATCGGCACCGGCCCCTACAAGCTCCTCAAGTGGGTGCGCAAGCGGGAGCACCTCCTGGTCCGCAACGACGACTACTGGGGCCCCAAGCCGGCCTTCAAGTACGCGCGGATCCGCATCATTCCCGAGAAGGCAACGGAGATCGCCGAGCTCATCTCCGGCGGGGTCGACATCATCAAGGCGGTCCCGCCCGACCAGATGGACGTGATCAACAAGTCCGGGATCGCCCGGACATCCGCCGCACCCATCCTGAGGACGGCCATGCTCCAGCTCGACCAGGCGGGGCGGAGCGGCGACAGCCCGTTCAAGGATCGTCGGGTGCGCCAGGCCGCGAACCTGGCCATCGACGCCGACGCCATCATCAAGCACGTGCTCAACGGCCTCGGCGACCGGGTGGCCACCGCCGTGAACCCGATGGCCTTCGGCTACGACCCGAGCCTCCGGCCCTACACGCAGGACCTCGCCCGAGCCAAGAAGCTGCTCGCCGAGGCCGGTTACCCCAACGGCTTCGACTTCCGGTTCCGTACACAGGCCCCGATCGTGGAGCCCGGCATCGGCCAGACCAATGAGGCCATCATCGCCGACCTGGCCAAGGTGGGGTTGCGCGCCCAGCAGAGCTTCATCGGAGAGAGCGTCCCGTACAACAGCCAGGTCAAGGAGGGCAAGGCCGGCCCCATGTTCAACTGGTCCTGGGACTGCAACAAGCAACTCGACGACCTGATCCACGCCGCACGCTCCACGCTGGACCCGAAGAAGCGCACCGAGGTCTACGCCAAAGCCCAGAAGCTCCTCTTCGACGACGCCGCCTACGTCTTCAAGTGGGGACTGCGCGGCGTGTGGACGTCCGATGAGCCACGCCCCCATGAAACGCTACCGCTCCAGATCGCGCAGGTGATCATCCTCGAATCGTTTCTGTCGTTCCTCGGGCTGGGCATTCAACCACCGACCCCGGCCTTGGGCAACATGCTCGGCGAAGGACGTCTCGACATGCTGAACTCCTGGTGGATCGCCACCTTCCCCGGCCTCGCCATCTTCGTGACGACGCTCGTCATCAACCTGATGGGAAACGCCCTGCGCGACTGGCTGGACCCTCATATGAAGCTCTGA
- a CDS encoding alpha/beta hydrolase, with amino-acid sequence MPTFQHDGATIHYEEFGQGFPVLTFAPAGLQSIIDVWHGPSAPINPITELAGSFRVIAMDQRNAGGKSHAPITAQDGWHTYAADHIAVLDHLKIDKCHLYGQCIGGSFIMSLLKAQPQRIQSAVLAQPIGRVGPMKPGRAARFDAWAKSLGDSHPEATEQVLDAFYQNLYAPGFVYSVDRAFVSSCRTPCLVLAGNDEAHPYPISEEVAKLLPNAEFVQEWKTGEALVAAKARVKEFLAMHTPRG; translated from the coding sequence ATGCCGACCTTCCAGCACGACGGAGCGACGATCCACTACGAGGAGTTCGGCCAGGGCTTCCCCGTCCTCACGTTCGCGCCCGCCGGGTTGCAGTCCATCATCGACGTGTGGCACGGCCCGTCCGCGCCCATCAACCCCATCACCGAGCTCGCCGGCAGCTTCCGTGTCATCGCGATGGACCAGCGCAACGCCGGCGGCAAGTCGCACGCCCCCATCACCGCCCAGGACGGCTGGCACACCTACGCCGCCGACCACATCGCGGTCCTGGATCACTTGAAGATCGACAAGTGCCATCTCTACGGCCAGTGCATCGGCGGGTCGTTCATCATGAGCCTGCTGAAGGCCCAGCCACAGCGCATCCAGTCCGCCGTGCTGGCCCAGCCCATCGGCCGCGTGGGTCCCATGAAGCCTGGCCGCGCCGCCCGGTTCGACGCCTGGGCCAAGAGCCTGGGGGACAGCCATCCCGAGGCCACCGAGCAGGTGCTCGACGCCTTCTACCAGAACCTGTACGCGCCTGGCTTCGTCTACAGCGTGGACCGCGCGTTCGTGTCGAGCTGCCGGACGCCGTGCCTGGTCCTGGCCGGCAACGACGAGGCGCACCCGTACCCGATCTCCGAGGAGGTGGCCAAGCTGCTGCCCAACGCGGAGTTCGTCCAGGAGTGGAAGACGGGCGAGGCACTGGTGGCGGCGAAGGCGCGGGTGAAAGAGTTCTTGGCGATGCACACGCCGCGAGGATAG
- a CDS encoding cupin domain-containing protein, which translates to MRRIVTGVNDAGRSFILSDTLLPAGEVRPGEAVRVGLWKTESAPASNQGSHDPVPDGVILRTPPAHRGGSVIRITDIPPDSWRAYTPDELQRRGCKTTPERSARHPGFHATDTVDYAVCLEGEIWAVLDEDETLMRSGDVLIQRGTYHAWSNRSDSVARMLFVLIDAEPLKNQ; encoded by the coding sequence GTGCGCCGGATCGTGACCGGCGTGAATGACGCTGGTCGCTCGTTCATTCTCTCGGACACTCTGTTGCCGGCGGGAGAAGTCCGGCCCGGGGAGGCAGTGCGGGTCGGGTTGTGGAAGACGGAGTCGGCCCCTGCGTCGAACCAGGGCTCCCACGACCCCGTTCCCGACGGGGTCATCCTCAGGACGCCGCCCGCTCACCGGGGCGGCAGCGTCATCCGCATCACCGACATCCCGCCAGACTCGTGGCGCGCCTATACGCCCGACGAGCTGCAACGGCGCGGCTGCAAGACGACTCCCGAGCGGTCAGCGCGGCACCCGGGGTTCCACGCGACCGACACCGTCGACTACGCGGTCTGCCTCGAGGGCGAGATCTGGGCCGTTCTGGACGAGGATGAGACCCTCATGCGGTCGGGCGACGTGCTCATCCAGCGTGGGACCTATCACGCCTGGTCGAATCGGAGCGACAGCGTGGCCCGGATGCTCTTCGTCCTGATCGACGCCGAGCCGCTCAAGAACCAGTAG
- a CDS encoding extradiol ring-cleavage dioxygenase, producing MGQILGLGITHYPPLCYKGNMSRRIKLLLADPLLPEQLRSPANWHPTMREQWGTDEGQAHSDKHRNDLIHHFRRTRAELDAFEPDFVLLWGDDQYENYQEDCVPPFSVLAYDSVDVQPWKGHQRAENWWDEPADKTFTVKGHRKAAKHLVTGLLGEGIDVAYAYKPLHHPLGHAFVNSILYLDIDRKGFPYPVVPFTVNAYGRWLIGAHGEPQTPSQAAKTVAQGELDPPGPQPWRCFQVGAAVARVLSRSPWRVAVIASSSWSHSFLVAKHSLMFPDVESDKRYYEALRTGDWATWRTTTIEEAEDRGHHEVLNWFCLAGAMAELNRRPDEATFLESWITNSDKVFAVFRP from the coding sequence ATGGGACAGATCCTCGGGCTCGGCATCACCCACTACCCCCCGCTTTGTTACAAGGGCAACATGAGCCGGCGGATCAAGCTCCTGCTGGCCGACCCCTTGCTTCCCGAGCAGCTGCGGTCGCCGGCCAACTGGCATCCGACGATGCGCGAGCAGTGGGGCACCGACGAAGGCCAGGCCCACTCCGACAAGCATCGGAACGATCTGATCCATCACTTCCGCAGGACGCGGGCCGAGCTCGATGCGTTCGAGCCCGACTTCGTCCTGCTGTGGGGCGATGACCAGTACGAGAACTATCAAGAGGATTGCGTGCCCCCGTTCTCGGTGCTGGCCTACGACTCGGTCGACGTCCAGCCGTGGAAGGGCCACCAGCGCGCGGAGAACTGGTGGGACGAGCCCGCCGACAAGACGTTCACGGTCAAGGGGCACCGGAAGGCGGCCAAGCACCTGGTGACCGGCCTGCTGGGCGAGGGGATCGACGTGGCCTACGCCTACAAGCCGCTCCACCATCCCCTGGGACACGCCTTCGTGAACTCCATCCTCTACCTGGACATCGACCGTAAGGGCTTCCCGTACCCCGTGGTGCCGTTCACCGTGAACGCCTACGGGCGCTGGCTGATCGGGGCTCACGGCGAGCCGCAGACCCCGTCGCAGGCGGCGAAGACCGTCGCGCAGGGCGAACTCGACCCCCCGGGCCCGCAGCCGTGGCGCTGCTTCCAGGTGGGGGCGGCAGTGGCCCGGGTGCTGAGCCGCAGCCCCTGGCGAGTGGCCGTCATCGCCTCGTCCAGCTGGAGCCATTCGTTCCTGGTCGCCAAGCACTCGCTGATGTTCCCGGACGTGGAGTCGGACAAGCGGTACTACGAGGCGCTCAGGACCGGCGACTGGGCCACGTGGCGCACCACCACGATCGAGGAAGCGGAGGATCGGGGCCATCACGAGGTGCTGAACTGGTTCTGTCTGGCCGGGGCGATGGCCGAGCTCAACCGCCGGCCCGACGAGGCGACGTTCCTCGAGTCGTGGATCACCAACTCGGACAAGGTGTTCGCCGTCTTCCGGCCGTGA
- a CDS encoding NIPSNAP family protein yields MLYELRRYDVAAGKLPALLDRFGNFTVHKWKEYGFRLIGFWTPLIGEKSNQVVYMWGWESYEERIRKSKPWRADPERARVWEETQRDGPLVNRVYNQLMEPTTYSQLDRGEPYGPDAATRSPYLFELREYQAMPQKIVNIVNRFGNFTCEAFKKHGFRQVGYWLNTMGGNDHQLIYMLAWEGVDERVARFDAFAKDPERARVFAESEKNGPIVQQVTSTILRPTAFSPMK; encoded by the coding sequence ATGCTCTATGAGCTGCGTCGCTACGATGTCGCCGCCGGCAAGCTGCCCGCGCTCCTCGACCGCTTCGGCAACTTCACGGTGCACAAGTGGAAGGAGTACGGCTTCCGCCTGATCGGCTTCTGGACGCCCCTCATCGGCGAGAAGAGCAACCAGGTCGTGTACATGTGGGGCTGGGAAAGCTACGAGGAGCGCATCAGGAAGAGCAAACCATGGCGGGCCGATCCCGAGCGGGCCCGGGTGTGGGAGGAGACCCAGCGCGACGGGCCGCTGGTGAACCGGGTGTACAACCAGCTCATGGAGCCGACCACGTATTCCCAGCTCGACCGCGGGGAGCCGTATGGCCCCGACGCGGCGACTCGCAGCCCGTACCTCTTCGAGCTGCGCGAGTACCAGGCGATGCCGCAGAAGATCGTTAACATCGTGAACCGGTTCGGCAACTTCACCTGCGAGGCGTTCAAGAAGCACGGCTTTCGCCAGGTGGGGTACTGGCTGAATACCATGGGTGGCAACGATCATCAGCTCATCTACATGCTGGCCTGGGAGGGCGTGGACGAGCGTGTGGCCCGGTTCGACGCGTTCGCCAAGGATCCGGAGCGCGCGCGCGTGTTCGCCGAGAGCGAGAAGAACGGGCCCATCGTACAGCAGGTGACCAGCACGATCCTGCGGCCAACGGCGTTCTCGCCCATGAAGTAA
- a CDS encoding response regulator produces MTARAASILATLVAGVALLGWQLDAPALRAWLAGSVAMNPLTALTFMLAAGSLWLRTGSAGERVAVRRVARALASLVVLVGALTLAGYLIGGNPGLDQVLFHDRLVGNRMAPNTGLNFLLLGAALLVLDWQPRAGFWPAQLTLLAPIVISLTSVVGYVYGVGSLYSVANFIPMALPTAIAFLGLSVGTLWARARSGLVAVVTADHPGGVLARRLLPAAILIPVLLGWLKLASEQGGIISAELGAAIVVALTIVLFAALIWATSRSLNRADLVRRASESRLATQYLTTSILAEAPTLADALPRLLEAIGQSLHWSLAVRWSVDPEGNVLRCGETWLAPSGQGQALAEHSRAMTFSPGVGLPGRIWATGRSAWIVDVQRDANFPRASSAVRDGLHGAFGFPVTGPGGFHGVMEFFSPELREPDDNLLRMFEAVGRQIGQFIERQMVQAELERAKVAAEAATQAKSEFLANMSHEIRTPMNAVVGMSALLADTPLDDQQREFAETIRTSGEHLLTVINDILDFSKIESGRLDLEDGPFDVRACVEDALQLVAPRARERDLELTYLVEDGTAARLRGDGGRVRQILVNLLSNAVKFTDVGEISISVVGRELGDGRHELHFAVRDTGIGIPAERLDRLFQSFSQVDASTSRRYGGTGLGLAICKRLSERMGGRIWVESDPGRGSIFHFTIVADAAEALDSAEREDLATELAGRRVLIVDDNATNRRLLRLQTRKWGMFSRETDSPAEALAWVRRGDPYDVALLDYQMPGMDGVALARELQKLPAARRLALILLSSVSRPLAPDHREPEFAAVLTKPLKLAQLRERLRQALGEPRIPSGRDERSAEPAPVPLRILLAEDHLLNQRVALRMLERLGYRADVVANGREVLERLAEAPYDVVLMDVQMPEMNGLDASRAICARWPVSERPRIIAMTAEAVEGDRQTCLAAGMDDYVVKPVSLAQLRRALAECCPRAAGPAATLDRSDEVVDRGVLHQLGTELGGAEALREVIQTFLRGAPGLLATLRDAAGQGDTIAIERAAHTLKSSSAMVGAFALSNRCAELERLSRTEPIQAVRSRVGDITTLYEAVEGALAEVS; encoded by the coding sequence GTGACGGCCCGCGCCGCCAGCATCTTAGCCACCCTCGTCGCCGGGGTGGCGCTGCTGGGATGGCAGCTCGACGCCCCGGCCCTCAGAGCGTGGCTTGCCGGAAGCGTGGCCATGAACCCGCTGACCGCGCTCACGTTCATGCTGGCGGCGGGCTCGCTCTGGCTTCGGACCGGCTCGGCGGGTGAGCGTGTGGCGGTTCGCCGGGTCGCGCGAGCGCTGGCGAGCCTGGTGGTGCTGGTCGGCGCGCTCACGCTGGCGGGATACCTCATCGGCGGCAACCCGGGGCTGGATCAGGTGCTGTTTCACGACCGCCTGGTCGGCAACCGCATGGCGCCGAACACCGGCCTCAATTTCCTTCTCCTCGGCGCGGCGCTGCTGGTGCTGGACTGGCAGCCACGCGCCGGCTTCTGGCCCGCTCAGCTCACGCTCCTGGCGCCGATCGTCATCTCGTTGACCTCGGTCGTCGGCTACGTGTACGGCGTCGGCAGCCTGTACAGCGTTGCCAACTTCATTCCCATGGCGCTGCCGACGGCGATCGCATTCCTCGGCCTGTCCGTGGGAACTCTGTGGGCCCGCGCCCGCAGCGGCCTGGTGGCGGTGGTGACCGCCGACCATCCGGGCGGCGTCCTGGCCCGCCGGCTCTTGCCCGCGGCGATCCTCATCCCGGTGTTGCTGGGATGGCTCAAGCTCGCGAGCGAGCAGGGCGGGATCATCTCGGCGGAGCTGGGGGCGGCCATCGTGGTGGCGCTCACCATCGTCCTGTTCGCTGCCCTCATCTGGGCCACGTCACGATCCTTGAACCGCGCGGATCTGGTGCGCAGAGCGAGCGAGAGCCGGCTGGCGACCCAGTACCTGACGACCTCCATCCTCGCGGAGGCTCCAACACTTGCCGACGCGCTGCCCCGGCTTCTCGAGGCCATCGGCCAGAGCCTGCACTGGAGCCTCGCCGTCCGATGGAGCGTCGATCCTGAGGGCAACGTGCTGCGGTGTGGGGAGACCTGGCTGGCGCCGTCCGGGCAGGGCCAGGCGCTGGCCGAGCACAGCCGGGCCATGACGTTCTCCCCCGGGGTGGGCCTGCCCGGACGGATCTGGGCGACGGGTCGGTCGGCCTGGATCGTCGACGTGCAGCGGGATGCCAACTTCCCGCGAGCCTCCAGCGCGGTCCGTGACGGCCTGCACGGCGCGTTCGGCTTTCCCGTCACGGGCCCCGGGGGATTTCACGGCGTGATGGAGTTTTTCAGCCCGGAGCTCCGCGAGCCCGACGACAATCTCCTGAGGATGTTCGAGGCTGTCGGGCGGCAGATCGGCCAGTTCATCGAGCGCCAGATGGTTCAGGCCGAGCTGGAGCGGGCCAAAGTGGCGGCGGAGGCGGCCACCCAGGCCAAGTCCGAGTTCCTCGCCAACATGAGCCACGAGATCCGGACCCCGATGAACGCCGTCGTCGGCATGTCGGCCCTGCTGGCGGACACGCCGCTCGACGACCAGCAACGGGAGTTCGCCGAGACGATCCGGACCAGTGGCGAGCACCTGCTCACCGTCATCAACGACATCCTCGATTTCTCCAAGATCGAGTCGGGCCGGCTGGATCTCGAGGATGGGCCGTTCGACGTGCGGGCGTGCGTCGAGGACGCCCTGCAGCTCGTCGCCCCGCGGGCCCGGGAGAGGGACCTGGAGCTCACCTATCTCGTGGAGGATGGGACCGCCGCGAGGCTGCGTGGCGACGGCGGGCGCGTGCGACAGATCCTGGTCAACCTGTTGAGCAACGCCGTCAAGTTCACCGACGTGGGCGAGATCAGCATCTCCGTCGTGGGGCGCGAGCTCGGCGACGGCCGGCACGAGCTGCATTTCGCGGTGAGGGACACGGGCATCGGCATCCCCGCTGAGCGCCTGGACCGTCTGTTCCAGTCGTTCAGCCAGGTGGACGCATCGACCAGCCGGCGCTACGGAGGAACCGGGCTCGGGCTCGCCATCTGCAAGCGCCTGAGCGAGCGCATGGGGGGACGGATCTGGGTGGAGAGCGATCCGGGGCGGGGCTCGATATTCCACTTCACCATCGTGGCCGATGCCGCCGAGGCGCTCGATTCGGCGGAGCGCGAGGACCTGGCAACCGAGCTGGCCGGCCGGCGCGTGCTCATCGTGGACGACAACGCGACCAATCGCCGGCTCCTCAGGCTCCAGACTCGGAAGTGGGGCATGTTCAGCCGCGAGACCGACTCCCCGGCGGAGGCTCTGGCCTGGGTCCGTCGGGGCGATCCGTACGACGTCGCCCTGCTCGATTATCAGATGCCCGGCATGGACGGCGTCGCGCTGGCCCGGGAGTTGCAGAAGCTGCCCGCGGCCCGGCGCCTGGCCCTCATTCTCCTGTCGTCGGTGAGCCGTCCGCTGGCGCCCGACCACCGCGAGCCCGAGTTCGCGGCTGTCCTCACCAAGCCGCTGAAGCTCGCTCAGCTACGCGAGCGGCTTCGCCAAGCGCTCGGCGAGCCTCGGATCCCCTCGGGCCGCGACGAGCGGTCGGCGGAGCCGGCGCCGGTGCCGCTGCGGATCCTGCTCGCCGAGGACCACCTCCTCAACCAGCGGGTCGCCCTGCGCATGCTCGAGCGGCTCGGGTATCGCGCGGATGTGGTGGCCAACGGACGAGAGGTGCTGGAACGGCTGGCCGAGGCTCCTTACGACGTCGTCCTCATGGACGTGCAGATGCCGGAGATGAACGGCCTCGATGCCAGCCGGGCGATCTGCGCCAGGTGGCCGGTGTCGGAGCGGCCTCGCATCATCGCGATGACCGCCGAGGCCGTGGAGGGAGACCGTCAGACGTGCCTGGCCGCTGGGATGGACGATTACGTGGTGAAACCGGTGAGCCTGGCCCAGCTGCGCCGGGCCCTGGCGGAGTGTTGCCCTCGCGCGGCGGGGCCCGCCGCGACACTGGACCGAAGCGACGAGGTGGTGGATCGAGGCGTGCTCCACCAGCTCGGCACAGAGCTTGGTGGCGCTGAGGCCCTACGCGAGGTCATCCAGACGTTCCTCCGCGGAGCTCCGGGGCTGCTCGCTACGCTTCGGGACGCGGCCGGTCAGGGTGACACGATCGCCATCGAGCGGGCGGCCCACACCCTGAAGTCCTCCAGTGCGATGGTGGGAGCGTTCGCCCTGTCGAATCGTTGCGCGGAGCTCGAGCGGCTGAGCCGGACGGAGCCGATTCAAGCGGTCCGATCACGGGTGGGGGACATCACGACCCTGTACGAGGCCGTCGAAGGCGCCCTGGCCGAAGTCTCGTAG
- a CDS encoding response regulator yields the protein MRVRFWGTRGSLAKPGPTTVRYGGNTSCVEVRLADGTLIVLDCGTGAHGLGQALVTSADGPRRGHLLITHTHWDHIQGFPFFAPLFVAGDEWDLYAPGSGGRQLETTLAGQMEYTYFPVTLAQLDATIRFHDLVESQFQIGSARIVAQYLNHPALTLGYRLEADGVAVVYAVDHEPHGRGYAGESPVHREDQRHVEFLAGADLVIHDAQYTADEYPKRIGWGHCPAEWAVDYALAAGARRLALFHHDPLRDDDAVDRLVDMCRQRVSAAGARLDLFAAAEGQALELAAGEAAPACPAGQPAASGVGQEQSGPPTILVADDDPTIVAILSAILRQDGFRVLTAADGKTALRLARVERPALILLDWHMPALEGPEVTRILRSDPDPSLRDVPIVLFTGATGQENTAAGFAAGVTDYLTKPFKPPFVRARVRAWIVRGGAGARTNT from the coding sequence ATGCGCGTCCGCTTCTGGGGGACCCGTGGTTCGCTCGCCAAGCCCGGGCCCACCACGGTGCGCTACGGGGGGAACACCTCGTGCGTGGAGGTCCGGCTCGCCGACGGGACGCTCATCGTCCTGGATTGCGGCACCGGCGCCCACGGCCTCGGCCAGGCCCTGGTGACTTCGGCCGACGGTCCGCGCCGCGGCCACCTGCTGATCACCCACACGCACTGGGATCACATCCAGGGCTTTCCCTTCTTCGCGCCGCTGTTCGTCGCCGGCGACGAGTGGGATCTCTACGCCCCGGGCAGCGGGGGCCGGCAGCTGGAGACGACGCTGGCCGGCCAGATGGAGTATACGTACTTTCCCGTGACGCTGGCCCAGCTCGACGCCACCATCCGTTTTCACGATCTCGTCGAGAGCCAGTTTCAGATCGGCAGCGCGCGCATCGTCGCGCAGTACCTGAACCATCCGGCGTTGACCCTCGGCTATCGCCTCGAAGCCGATGGCGTGGCCGTCGTGTATGCCGTGGATCACGAGCCCCACGGGCGAGGCTACGCCGGCGAGTCCCCGGTGCACCGTGAGGATCAACGGCACGTCGAGTTCCTGGCCGGCGCCGACCTGGTGATCCACGACGCCCAGTACACGGCCGACGAGTACCCCAAGCGGATCGGCTGGGGGCACTGCCCGGCGGAGTGGGCGGTGGACTACGCGCTGGCCGCCGGGGCCAGGCGCCTGGCCCTGTTCCACCACGACCCCCTGCGGGACGACGACGCTGTCGACCGTCTGGTAGACATGTGCCGCCAGCGTGTGTCGGCCGCCGGCGCCCGCCTGGATCTGTTCGCCGCCGCCGAGGGACAGGCGCTGGAGCTGGCGGCGGGCGAGGCCGCGCCGGCGTGTCCGGCGGGACAGCCGGCGGCGTCGGGCGTTGGGCAGGAGCAGTCGGGGCCGCCCACCATCCTGGTGGCCGACGACGATCCGACGATCGTGGCGATCCTCAGCGCCATCTTGCGGCAGGACGGCTTCCGGGTGCTGACGGCTGCCGACGGCAAGACGGCGCTGCGCCTGGCCCGCGTGGAGCGGCCCGCGCTCATCCTGCTCGACTGGCACATGCCCGCCCTGGAGGGGCCGGAGGTTACCCGGATCCTGAGGTCCGACCCCGATCCCTCCCTGCGCGACGTGCCCATCGTGCTGTTCACCGGCGCCACGGGACAGGAGAACACGGCGGCGGGGTTCGCTGCCGGCGTCACGGACTACCTCACCAAGCCCTTCAAGCCCCCGTTCGTGCGAGCCCGGGTGCGCGCCTGGATCGTGCGCGGCGGGGCCGGAGCCCGGACGAACACGTGA